In the Carassius gibelio isolate Cgi1373 ecotype wild population from Czech Republic chromosome A2, carGib1.2-hapl.c, whole genome shotgun sequence genome, one interval contains:
- the gad3 gene encoding glutamate decarboxylase 1 codes for MRRSPGDIMELTQADRQHLDKSKQDTGSLGNTDDGLKYDSGRVAHDFSCIHSKDLFPAEDGEEATKHFLQELVNILLDYINKSLKRSSKVLDFHYPHQLKEGLEGFSLELPDQPDNLEQLLVDCRDTLKYGVKTGHPRFFNQLSTGLDIIGLAGEWLTSTANTNMFTYEISPVFILMEEVVLRKMHSIIGWPEEDGDGIFCPGGTMSNLYSVLLARFHLFPVVKTQGMSAIPRLALFTSAHCHYSIKKSAAVLGIGSENVIVVRCDERGKMISSELNSSIETAKSKGLVPFYVNATAGTTVYGAFDPLNEIADICEHHGLWMHVDAAWGGGLLLSNKHCVKLQGIERAHSVTWNPHKMMGVPLQCSTILVKRKGLLQECNQLCAEYLFQPDKHYDVSYDTGDKSIQCGRHVDVFKLWLMWKAKGSEGFEAQINHCLENAEYLYYKLKRRTDFQLVFKGKPEHSNVCFWYLPKRLQSILPSPERDRELHMVAPKIKTKMMEEGFTMIGYQPLEDKVNFFRCVFSNPATQREDVDFLIDEIVRLGCEL; via the exons ATGAGAAG GTCTCCAGGAGACATTATGGAGTTAACACAAGCTGACAGGCAGCATTTAGACAAGAGCAAACAAGACACGGGTTCTTTAGGAAACACCGATGACGGCCTGAAATATGATAGTGGGCGCGTAGCCCATGACTTCAGCTGCATCCACAGCAAAG ATCTGTTCCCTGCTGAGGATGGAGAGGAAGCCACCAAGCACTTCCTGCAGGAGCTGGTGAACATCTTGCTGGACTACATCAATAAATCCCTCAAACGCAGCTCAAAAGTTCTAGATTTCCACTATCCTCACCAGCTTAAGGAAGGTCTGGAGGGATTCAGCCTAGAGCTCCCTGACCAGCCAGATAACCTAGAGCAGCTGCTGGTGGACTGCAGAGACACGCTTAAATATGGGGTTAAAACAG GTCACCCGAGATTTTTCAACCAGCTGTCAACTGGACTTGACATCATTGGTCTTGCAGGAGAATGGTTGACGTCCACAGCAAATACAAACAT GTTCACTTATGAAATATCCCCAGTCTTCATACTCATGGAAGAAGTAGTTCTGAGAAAAATGCATTCAATTATTGGATGGCCAGAGGAAGATGGAGATGGAATATTTTGTCCTG GAGGCACCATGTCCAATCTGTACAGTGTGTTGTTGGCTAGGTTCCATCTCTTTCCGGTGGTGAAGACCCAAGGGATGTCTGCCATACCTCGCCTGGCACTGTTCACCTCTGCGCAC TGTCATTATTCAATCAAGAAGTCTGCAGCAGTTCTCGGCATCGGCTCTGAAAACGTTATAGTCGTCAGATGTGATGAAAG GGGTAAGATGATCTCATCAGAACTGAACTCCAGCATCGAGACTGCAAAGTCTAAG GGTCTGGTGCCATTCTATGTCAACGCAACGGCAGGAACCACAGTCTACGGAGCCTTTGACCCTCTGAATGAAATTGCAGACATCTGTGAACACCATGGCCTATGGATGCATGTGGAT GCTGCTTGGGGTGGAGGCTTGCTTCTGTCCAACAAACATTGTGTGAAACTGCAAGGAATTGAAAG AGCCCATTCTGTGACCTGGAACCCACACAAGATGATGGGCGTCCCACTGCAATGCTCAACCATTCTAGTGAAGAGGAAG GGCCTCCTGCAGGAATGTAATCAGCTGTGTGCAGAGTATCTCTTCCAACCTGACAAGCACTATGATGTGTCCTACGACACTGGGGACAAAAGCATTCAGTGTGGACGGCACGTAGACGTCTTCAAACTGTGGCTCATGTGGAAGGCAAAG GGTTCTGAGGGTTTTGAAGCACAGATCAACCACTGCCTGGAAAATGCAGAGTATCTTTACTACAAGCTGAAGAGAAGAACAGACTTTCAGTTGGTCTTCAAAGGAAAG CCTGAACACAGTAATGTCTGCTTTTGGTATCTCCCAAAACGACTGCAAAGCATTCTTCCAAGCCCAGAGCGAGACAGAGAACTTCATATG GTGGCTCCGAAAATCAAGACGAAGATGATGGAGGAAGGATTCACAATGATTGGCTATCAACCTCTGGAAGACAAAGTGAATTTCTTCCGTTGTGTTTTCTCCAACCCAGCCACTCAGAGGGAGGACGTGGACTTTCTAATAGATGAAATCGTTCGTCTGGGCTGTGAACTGTGA
- the LOC128023444 gene encoding melanocortin receptor 4 produces MNTSHHHGPHHSYRNHSQGALPVGKPDQGERGSTSGCYEQLLISTEVFLTLGLVSLLENILVIAAIIKNKNLHSPMYFFICSLAVADLLVSVSNASETVVMALITGGNLTYRESIIKNMDNIFDSMICSSLLASIWSLLAIAVDRYITIFYALRYHNIMTQRRAGTIITCIWTLCTVSGVLFIVYSESTTVLICLISMFFTMLALMASLYVHMFLLARLHMKRIAALPGNGPIWQAANMKGAITITILLGVFVVCWAPFFLHLILMISCPRNPYCICFMSHFNMYLILIMCNSVIDPLIYAFRSQEMRKTFKEICCCWYGLASLCV; encoded by the coding sequence ATGAACACCTCACATCACCATGGACCGCATCATTCATACCGAAATCACAGCCAGGGGGCTTTGCCAGTGGGAAAGCCTGATCAAGGTGAGAGAGGATCAACCTCTGGATGTTACGAGCAGCTACTCATCTCCACAGAGGTCTTCCTCACACTCGGGCTCGTCAGTCTCCTGGAGAACATTTTAGTGATTGCTGCTATTATCAAGAACAAGAACCTTCATTCTCCCATGTACTTCTTTATCTGCAGTTTAGCTGTAGCAGACTTGTTGGTCAGTGTCTCCAATGCCTCCGAAACGGTAGTGATGGCACTCATCACGGGGGGCAACCTAACTTATCGCGAGAGCATCATCAAGAACATGGACAACATTTTTGACTCGATGATCTGCAGCTCACTGTTGGCCTCCATTTGGAGTTTGTTGGCCATAGCGGTGGACCGCTACATCACGATCTTCTACGCCTTGCGCTACCACAACATCATGACTCAACGGCGGGCGGGCACCATCATCACCTGCATCTGGACCTTGTGTACGGTCTCTGGCGTGCTCTTTATTGTGTACTCTGAGAGCACCACCGTTCTCATCTGCCTTATCAGCATGTTCTTCACCATGCTGGCGCTTATGGCCTCGCTCTACGTCCACATGTTTCTTCTAGCCCGGCTGCACATGAAGCGCATTGCCGCCCTCCCTGGCAACGGCCCTATCTGGCAGGCGGCAAATATGAAAGGGGCCATCACTATCACTATCCTGCTGGGAGTATTCGTGGTGTGCTGGGCTCCCTTTTTTTTGCACCTCATCCTCATGATCTCTTGCCCCCGgaatccatattgcatctgtttcaTGTCCCACTTCAACATGTATCTGATCCTCATTATGTGCAACTCGGTCATAGACCCTCTCATCTACGCATTCAGGAGCCAAGAGATGAGGAAAACCTTCAAGGAGATCTGCTGCTGCTGGTATGGACTGGCGTCTCTGTGTGTATAA